In Deinococcus maricopensis DSM 21211, one genomic interval encodes:
- a CDS encoding DNA repair protein RecN, which produces MTRATSEPHLTRLEVQRLATIEGLHLDLHAGFHAFTGETGAGKSIIVDALGLLLGGRANSDLVRTGAPDMLVTGFWGEDVASRRVTSAGRSTARVDGEVVALRDLADWTGTRLTIHWQHSAQSLLTPANQRSLLDRLVTREVSAYTAAYTAWREARARLEALRAGERDRARQIDLLTYQVQEISAVNPQEGEEEPLRTELDRLANLDTIASGAASALDLLSDADVSAQALIAEALRAMNAAARFDPNVAQLQNELREALAGVQAVVGELRDVAERSAPDPEELANVETRLAQLGKLQTKYGPTLADVVAYGHDVAAQLEALQRDEQDSGTLEAHVETLRQAMLRAGEALRAARERAGKPLAAQLQGVVRELGMPHARLAFGLTPLTEPGPHGLDNVTLRFTANPGEDLGDLAEVASGGELSRVMLAISTVLGADTPSVVFDEVDAGIGGAAAVKVAEQLATLAQERQVLVVTHLAQIAARADHHYKVEKHLEGGRTVTRVRLLNREERLEEIARMLSGNTSDVALTHARELLDTR; this is translated from the coding sequence GTGACCCGAGCGACGAGTGAACCGCACCTCACACGCCTGGAGGTGCAGCGCCTCGCCACCATTGAAGGCCTCCACCTGGACCTGCATGCGGGCTTCCATGCCTTCACCGGCGAAACGGGCGCGGGCAAAAGCATCATCGTGGACGCTCTCGGGCTGCTGCTCGGCGGGCGCGCCAACAGCGACCTCGTGCGCACCGGCGCGCCTGACATGCTCGTCACGGGCTTCTGGGGGGAGGACGTCGCCTCCCGCCGAGTGACGAGCGCCGGACGCAGCACCGCCCGCGTCGACGGCGAGGTCGTCGCGCTGCGCGACCTCGCCGACTGGACCGGCACGCGCCTCACCATCCACTGGCAGCACAGCGCGCAGAGCCTCCTCACGCCCGCCAACCAACGCAGCCTCCTCGACCGGCTCGTCACGCGCGAAGTCAGCGCGTACACCGCCGCGTACACCGCGTGGCGCGAAGCGCGCGCGCGCCTGGAGGCCCTGCGCGCCGGCGAACGCGACCGCGCGCGCCAGATCGACCTGCTCACCTACCAGGTGCAGGAGATCAGCGCCGTGAACCCGCAGGAGGGCGAAGAGGAGCCGCTGCGCACCGAACTGGACCGCCTCGCGAACCTCGACACCATCGCGTCTGGCGCGGCCAGCGCGCTGGACCTGCTGTCCGACGCGGACGTGAGCGCGCAGGCCTTGATCGCGGAGGCGCTGCGCGCCATGAACGCCGCCGCACGCTTCGACCCGAACGTCGCGCAACTCCAGAACGAGCTGCGTGAGGCGCTCGCGGGCGTGCAGGCCGTCGTGGGTGAACTGCGCGACGTCGCCGAACGCAGCGCGCCCGACCCGGAAGAACTCGCGAACGTCGAAACGCGCCTCGCGCAGCTCGGGAAGCTGCAGACGAAGTACGGCCCGACCCTCGCGGACGTCGTCGCGTACGGCCATGATGTCGCCGCGCAACTCGAAGCGCTGCAACGCGACGAGCAGGACTCCGGCACGCTCGAAGCGCACGTGGAGACGCTGCGGCAGGCCATGCTCCGCGCCGGCGAGGCCCTCCGCGCCGCGCGTGAACGCGCCGGGAAGCCGCTCGCCGCGCAGTTGCAGGGCGTCGTTCGGGAGCTCGGCATGCCGCACGCCCGCCTCGCGTTCGGCCTGACGCCCCTCACGGAACCCGGCCCGCACGGGCTGGACAACGTCACGCTGCGCTTCACCGCGAACCCCGGCGAGGACCTCGGTGACCTCGCGGAGGTCGCGTCCGGCGGGGAACTGTCGCGCGTCATGCTGGCCATCAGCACGGTGCTCGGCGCGGACACGCCCAGCGTGGTGTTCGACGAAGTGGACGCCGGTATCGGCGGCGCGGCCGCCGTGAAGGTCGCCGAGCAGCTCGCGACGCTCGCGCAGGAGCGGCAGGTGCTGGTCGTCACGCACCTTGCGCAGATCGCCGCGCGCGCCGACCATCATTACAAAGTCGAGAAGCACCTGGAGGGCGGCCGCACCGTCACGCGCGTGCGCCTGCTGAACCGCGAGGAGCGCCTCGAGGAGATTGCCCGCATGCTGAGCGGCAACACCAGCGACGTGGCCCTCACGCACGCGCGTGAGCTGCTCGACACGCGCTGA
- a CDS encoding PRC-barrel domain-containing protein: MLKGKDIIGRPIVALDSGARIDTVRDLVFDHDANQLLALLVDEGGWFRAARVIPFASVRSIGEDAVVIPSTNDVVPATALERVADLLADKRSLSGLTFMTTDGRDLGKLADLYFDEATGRVVGYDMTGGIFSDLASGRTFVPAPEQVKIGQDVAIVPPEVALMMEEQEEGGLRGALASAGQNLQDAAGGLRDRAREATESVADNVRTRQRAFVVGKTASATVLAEDGTPIVTQGEVITDGHALEAERHGALGSLFTVAGGAALSDAAATFGQRVQGGVERIADATRERQMEYVTGRVAGADVTAETGEVLVQRGETVTSVDAVRADEAGRLGALVAAVMRGTVQGVNERPGVPVDPAASPETLIVTTTNPEVGVLGRRVRTDVRGPGGTIIAAEGQIVTPATLDLARTLGREDALIQATQASGATSDGAHPREQLAAGAHQLKEGAGNLLDRAREWLGEQRERAEESLEERRIQAALGRPVNRVILDPQDRVILNVGEIITHRAVNDARASGVLDVLLDSAATLEPRTVVDVVTPDEHGRAALPNDSES, from the coding sequence ATGCTGAAAGGCAAAGACATCATCGGCCGGCCCATCGTCGCGCTCGATTCCGGCGCGCGCATCGACACCGTCCGCGACCTCGTCTTCGACCACGACGCCAACCAACTGCTCGCGCTGCTCGTTGACGAGGGCGGCTGGTTCCGCGCCGCGCGCGTCATTCCGTTCGCGTCCGTGCGGTCCATCGGCGAGGACGCCGTCGTCATCCCCAGCACGAACGATGTCGTGCCCGCCACCGCGCTGGAACGCGTCGCGGACCTCCTCGCGGACAAACGCAGCCTGAGCGGCCTGACCTTCATGACCACCGACGGCCGCGACCTCGGGAAACTCGCGGACCTGTACTTCGATGAGGCGACCGGCCGCGTCGTCGGGTACGACATGACCGGCGGGATCTTCTCGGACCTCGCAAGCGGCCGCACGTTCGTGCCCGCCCCCGAACAGGTCAAGATCGGTCAGGACGTCGCCATCGTCCCGCCCGAGGTGGCGCTGATGATGGAGGAGCAGGAGGAAGGCGGGCTGCGCGGCGCGCTCGCCAGCGCCGGGCAGAACCTACAGGACGCCGCCGGCGGCCTGCGGGACCGCGCGCGCGAAGCGACCGAGAGCGTCGCGGATAACGTCCGCACGCGCCAGCGGGCGTTCGTGGTCGGCAAGACGGCGAGCGCCACCGTCCTCGCGGAGGACGGCACGCCCATCGTGACGCAGGGCGAGGTGATCACGGACGGGCACGCGCTGGAGGCGGAGCGCCACGGCGCGCTCGGCAGCCTGTTCACCGTCGCAGGCGGCGCCGCACTCTCCGACGCGGCGGCCACGTTCGGTCAGCGCGTCCAGGGCGGCGTGGAGCGCATCGCAGACGCCACGCGTGAACGGCAGATGGAGTACGTGACGGGCCGCGTGGCCGGCGCGGACGTCACGGCGGAAACCGGCGAGGTGCTGGTGCAGCGCGGCGAGACGGTCACGTCCGTCGACGCGGTCCGCGCGGACGAGGCCGGGCGGCTCGGGGCGCTCGTCGCCGCGGTCATGCGCGGGACGGTGCAGGGCGTGAATGAACGCCCGGGCGTCCCGGTCGACCCTGCAGCTTCACCGGAAACGCTGATCGTGACCACCACGAACCCGGAAGTGGGCGTCCTGGGCCGCCGCGTCCGCACCGACGTGCGCGGGCCGGGCGGGACCATCATCGCCGCCGAGGGGCAGATCGTCACGCCCGCCACCCTGGACCTCGCCCGCACCCTCGGCCGTGAGGATGCCCTGATTCAGGCGACGCAGGCATCCGGCGCCACGAGCGACGGCGCGCACCCGCGCGAACAGCTCGCCGCGGGCGCGCACCAACTCAAGGAAGGCGCCGGGAACCTGCTTGACCGCGCGCGCGAGTGGCTCGGCGAGCAGCGCGAACGCGCCGAGGAAAGCCTGGAGGAGCGCCGCATTCAGGCGGCGCTCGGGCGACCCGTGAACCGCGTGATCCTCGACCCGCAGGACCGCGTGATCCTGAACGTCGGGGAGATCATCACGCACCGCGCCGTGAACGACGCGCGCGCGTCCGGCGTGCTGGACGTCCTGCTGGACAGCGCGGCGACGCTGGAGCCGCGCACGGTCGTGGACGTCGTGACGCCCGACGAGCATGGCCGCGCCGCCCTGCCCAACGACTCGGAGTCGTAA
- a CDS encoding ATPase: protein MLRMNAVPLSDLHPPEAAPSGALPLALAPLIVLVGVTGVGKSTTLAALRDAGLHLLPDRRDLTDTAIITPLAGRRVTDREERFALTARYRALHPGGMAHALGSLHASEHLARTALVFDGLRGLDEVQHASSAFPAWRFVNLDAPDLVRVRRLLGRADAFDRVSSSHADHDLAAQLRALNGIEGVFTPADLEALTALPNEGFAPQDVLAKARVVVSERQQYDPSAALTHLRTLPRERALLLDTVRLTPEQVAAEVRAWL from the coding sequence ATGCTCAGGATGAATGCTGTGCCTCTCTCTGACCTGCACCCCCCAGAGGCCGCGCCCTCCGGCGCCCTCCCGCTCGCACTCGCGCCCCTGATCGTGCTGGTGGGCGTCACGGGGGTCGGCAAGAGCACCACCCTCGCCGCTCTGCGCGACGCGGGCCTGCACCTCCTCCCGGACCGCCGGGACCTGACGGACACCGCCATCATCACGCCCCTCGCGGGCCGCCGCGTCACCGACCGCGAAGAACGCTTCGCGCTGACCGCCCGGTACCGCGCGCTCCACCCGGGCGGCATGGCACACGCCCTGGGCAGCCTCCACGCCTCGGAGCACTTGGCGCGCACCGCGCTGGTGTTCGACGGGTTGCGCGGCCTTGACGAGGTGCAGCACGCCAGCAGCGCGTTCCCCGCATGGCGGTTCGTGAACCTTGACGCGCCCGACCTCGTCCGTGTGCGCCGCCTCCTCGGGCGCGCCGACGCCTTCGACCGGGTCAGCTCCAGCCACGCCGATCATGACCTCGCCGCGCAACTGCGCGCCCTGAACGGCATTGAGGGCGTTTTCACGCCCGCTGACCTCGAGGCCCTGACGGCTCTGCCGAATGAGGGTTTCGCGCCGCAGGACGTGCTGGCGAAGGCGCGGGTCGTCGTCTCCGAGCGGCAGCAGTACGACCCGTCGGCTGCGCTCACGCACCTCCGCACGCTCCCACGCGAACGGGCGCTGCTGCTCGACACGGTCCGCCTCACGCCCGAGCAGGTCGCCGCGGAGGTGCGCGCATGGCTGTGA
- a CDS encoding enolase C-terminal domain-like protein produces the protein MAVSGPVITRVEGVPYRLPLRGTLAWGKHSRLTAAEHVLVRVHLADGTVGVAEAPPRPTIYGETVASILGLLAHLSPNLIGMGIDDQGALGGVLNSVVNNHTARGALDMALWDARAQASGRTLMDVLRGPRDRVRVSFILGIAAPDAMLREAAEVVRAGVRCLKVKVGRDHARDLQVIQALRAEFGDDVQLYADSNETLTPEGAPAALAAMRDAGLLYVEEPLPARNLRARADLHARGLLPIIADDSAFTPADLERELEFDTFDVLNVKTARTGFTDSLAMMHAAGVAGKGVMIGSQASTGVGTIHAALLASHDVVTEPSELSFPLKLSADLLNEDLVFRDGWLALRDLEGLRVDPERLERARL, from the coding sequence ATGGCTGTGAGCGGCCCGGTCATCACGCGCGTGGAGGGCGTCCCGTACCGCCTCCCGCTGCGCGGCACGCTAGCCTGGGGCAAGCACAGCCGTCTCACGGCCGCCGAACACGTCCTGGTGCGCGTGCACCTCGCGGACGGCACGGTCGGCGTGGCGGAGGCGCCGCCGCGCCCCACCATCTACGGCGAGACGGTCGCGAGCATCCTCGGTCTGCTCGCGCACCTCAGCCCGAACCTGATCGGCATGGGCATCGACGACCAGGGCGCGCTCGGCGGGGTCCTGAACAGCGTCGTCAACAACCACACGGCGCGCGGCGCGCTCGACATGGCGCTGTGGGACGCGCGCGCGCAGGCGAGCGGACGCACGCTGATGGACGTGCTGCGCGGCCCGCGCGATCGCGTGCGCGTGAGCTTCATCCTCGGTATTGCAGCGCCGGACGCGATGCTCCGCGAAGCGGCGGAGGTCGTCCGTGCAGGCGTGCGTTGCCTTAAGGTGAAGGTCGGCCGCGATCACGCCCGTGACCTGCAGGTCATTCAGGCCCTGCGCGCCGAGTTCGGTGACGACGTGCAGCTGTACGCGGATAGCAACGAGACGCTCACCCCGGAAGGCGCGCCGGCCGCGCTCGCCGCCATGCGTGACGCGGGCCTGCTTTACGTGGAGGAGCCCCTGCCCGCGCGGAACCTGCGGGCCCGCGCGGACCTGCATGCGCGTGGGCTGCTGCCGATCATCGCGGATGACAGCGCGTTCACGCCCGCCGACCTGGAGCGTGAACTGGAGTTCGACACCTTCGACGTCCTGAACGTCAAGACGGCCCGCACGGGCTTCACGGACAGCCTCGCCATGATGCACGCGGCGGGCGTGGCGGGCAAGGGCGTCATGATCGGCAGTCAGGCGAGCACCGGCGTGGGCACAATTCACGCGGCGCTGCTCGCCAGCCATGACGTCGTGACGGAGCCGAGCGAACTGAGCTTCCCGCTGAAACTCAGCGCCGACCTGCTGAATGAGGACTTGGTGTTCCGCGATGGGTGGTTGGCGTTGCGTGATCTGGAGGGGTTGCGCGTGGATCCTGAGCGATTGGAGCGCGCGCGCCTGTAA